The Vigna radiata var. radiata cultivar VC1973A unplaced genomic scaffold, Vradiata_ver6 scaffold_441, whole genome shotgun sequence genome includes the window TCAGCAACATGTTTAAGGTTACCACCTTGGATCAGAATCAGAAAGCAGAGAAGAAGGACAAACTAGAGACCATTTACGAGAATGAAGGTGTTAGCCTTGAACATGTGAAGGCAGCTGTGAAAGAGAAAAGCAACATAGTTGCGCGTTTGCAGAGAACTGAGAGCAATAGAGAAGCACTGGCAGCTGCAGTTCAGGATCTGAAGAAAACAAATGACCTGGCATCACAGTTAGAagcaagagaaaagagaaagttagGAACATCTTTTAAGGATGATAAAGTAGACTCTTCCAATGATTTTTTCCCTTTCCAAACTTATTTGACTGTCTCTGGTCGCTTGCATCTGGAGAGTTATGCATGTGCTCTTGGAAATGTCTACTCTTTTGGACCTAGATTTCTAGTAGATAAAACAGATTCTGCTAAACTTGCTGCAGAAATGTGGATGGTTGAGGTGGAAATGGCTTTTTCTGAGTTAAAGGTATCACTCTCTGTTCATCTGCATTTGCAACATcagtttaatttatatacaacaTCAAAGGAAATGGCTTTATAGAAAGGCTTTTTGTTTTGTATCATTTAGTAGCATGAATGCACTTTGTGTTACTTGCAGGATTCCATGAACTGTGCTAGTGACCTTTTCAAGTACCTCTGCAACTGGGTTCTTGAAAATTGCTCTCAAGAAATGGAATTTGTTCGTAAAAGAATTGACACCACCTGTTCCAATCGTCTTAATCAGATTATATCAGGTTCTCTTAAAAAGTTGACCTACCATGAAGCTATAGAAGCTCTTAAAAAGGTAGGCAGCACTACCAaatcctataaaaaaaaatctcattttgaCTTTTACCATTATGATCTTTCTTTTCAAAGAGAAACTaaacttctttcctttttaatgTTACTTAGTCATCTTCTCAGACTGAAGATAAGAAATATGAAACAAACTTTGAGTCAGGTTTTGTACTCACTTCAGAGCATATAAGGTATACTGATACTTTCATCATATTCTGAATTTTCTGATTTCTAACCAAGAGaagaagtttttccttcacCATTATCAGTTGCTTACGGTTCTATTTGTCTCTTGGTAGCTTTCTCGCTGAAGCCATCTTCAAGAATCCGattataatatacaattatCCAAAAGAAGCTAAGCCATTTTACGTTCGCCAGAATGATGATGGAACCGTTGCTGCATTTGACTTGTTTGTCCCAAAGGTATGTCCAAATGTGACAATTACTGTACTGCAGTATGTGTTAACAGATTGGCACATTTTTGTGTGTTAAAGTTCTTAGAAACTTTTTGCAGCTTGGAACAGTAATTTCTGGTAGCCAAAACGAGGAACGTCTTAACATGATAAGCTCCAGGTACTGCTTGTGTGATTCTTCTCTCTTTTATGTCCTCataatagaaaattttcaaCCAAATGGTTGATGTATGAGTTGAAAATTGGTAaactttttcctttcctttttgttttgaatGGCAGGATTGATGAATTAGGTTTGGAAAGAGAGAAGTATGAATGGTACTTAGACCTTCGTAGGAATGGAACAGTGAGTAACTCTGGGTTCAGCCTAAGGTTTGATCTTATGGTTCTCTTTGCAACTGGCCTTGCTAATGTCAGGGATGTTATCCCTTTTCCAAGAAGCTATGGCAAAGCCAACAACTGATGAAACTAAGAACATTCAAGTTCCATTTATTGGAATCAAAATTCCAATGTTCATGCAGAGAGAGGCTTCTGtaacaacaaaattatcataTCAGTTGTTTATTTCTGTGTGCCTCATGTATATAAGGAATGCCAAAGTAATCAAATTTACTCAAGTTCTTCTTTGTGCACAATTAGTTCTCCTAGTTTCTGTTTGATTTACTACATAGTTtgatttgcttttttttttctttaaaaaaatgagatatCAGATTTAAGTTTTATAGATGAAAAATTCCACTCAGAGAGAGAATTAGTTTATACAATGTGAGTATTGAAGCTACCTCACAAAAAGGATTCATTTTAGTTAAGGAAATGATTTCAACTTTAATGTTGTGTTTGTAGacaaagagaaaaagtatataggtgagaaacaaaaagaaagtgtATACAAAATGTGAAATTAAGAATTGTTTGATTTAgactaaaaatagaaaataagtatagtagaaataagaaaaaaatataattaattgggtagactaattaaataagtttgaattttatttttatttttatttaatagccAAGATAAAATTATGTGCCATTTAtaaaatcttcttttttttttttcaaaataatcgTTAAAAATGTGCCTTGAtcaagttaaaatatatatcacaaatatattctattttcaccaaatattgaattaattcaAGAATAAGgaaagaattaatattaattggAAATCACACTCAAAAtacaaagaataaataatttacaaaataattataaaaaaagcattagtaaaacttacaaaataaattgaaaaaaatatgagaaatttaAGCATAAAGTTAAAAGTCTcgtataaaataaagataaatgaaataaatactataaagaaatatatgtaCGTAttctaaaagttttaaattatttaagataatATGATTCTTATATGGTTTGAATCATATcttttcatattcaaattttCTGGGTTGAACATTTTTATGTCCAATTGAAAAACCAAATGAGCCATCGAGTCTAAGTTTTAGCAGTGAAAATGAAGAGTTGGAACAAATTACCCATGGATGGTcgtttatgtttattatttggGCCACTtccattattatttaataatgcatgtacattttttttctttattgaggaattgaaaattgaaatggaTTATGTGTCGGGTATGGTAAATTTGTACACAAGCACTACCAAATTAACCACATGCTTCTTTAGTTAAATACAACTCGTTTTCTAGataaacgttttttttttttataaacacttctaaaagaaaagtgtcttaaaaatgttttatgaaaaatattttttttttccttttttatttctaaaagtaTTTATGAAAACATTTGCTCATAATTCTTATGAGTGGAGAGAGTTGAGTAAGATTTTTAGTATGATAAGAGTGTTGTGGAGTAATTCGTCCAACAAATCTAAGTGGAAGTTATAAGAAGAAATATAGAGAATGTATCCTTGTCTCTTATCAAATAGGTggatttttaagaacaattttttttttcttattagagAGAACTTAAGGatctaaaaaatagttttaagaaTAATAGTGATTTTACTgacattcaattattttattcataaaaaagttcaactacaaaaaaatttaacattaaacgagttttgtttaattaaaaatgactaTTTCTCTAATAAGGTCTTTTAGAACTTCATTtgctttttctttaattttt containing:
- the LOC106754594 gene encoding asparagine--tRNA ligase, cytoplasmic 2, whose amino-acid sequence is MSTATNQQTSPVPLHLESSHDVPPLQYSNRVQIKTLLGRSNSVVGQRVTVGGWIKSAKEVEKAVVSSSLSSSMATNDAVKNYKGKDVSCVEILQSKIPLIRSILDVFGGSGYVQRKKRESVVTEPNHATLLPPKASIVYLLLTDGSCVQSLQVVVDSSLASPSRVMATGTCLLVEGQLERTSEGKHDIELKAEKILHIGTVDFDKYPLSKKRIPLDTLRDYSHFRPRTTTVATLMRIRSALSFATHTFFNKHEFIDVQVPIITTTDSEGFSNMFKVTTLDQNQKAEKKDKLETIYENEGVSLEHVKAAVKEKSNIVARLQRTESNREALAAAVQDLKKTNDLASQLEAREKRKLGTSFKDDKVDSSNDFFPFQTYLTVSGRLHLESYACALGNVYSFGPRFLVDKTDSAKLAAEMWMVEVEMAFSELKDSMNCASDLFKYLCNWVLENCSQEMEFVRKRIDTTCSNRLNQIISGSLKKLTYHEAIEALKKSSSQTEDKKYETNFESGFVLTSEHISFLAEAIFKNPIIIYNYPKEAKPFYVRQNDDGTVAAFDLFVPKLGTVISGSQNEERLNMISSRIDELGLEREKYEWYLDLRRNGTVSNSGFSLRFDLMVLFATGLANVRDVIPFPRSYGKANN